A genome region from Triticum aestivum cultivar Chinese Spring chromosome 2B, IWGSC CS RefSeq v2.1, whole genome shotgun sequence includes the following:
- the LOC123040235 gene encoding berberine bridge enzyme-like Cyn d 4 has protein sequence MASMALVLTICFLGFFVPAPSLALSSNNNDFLRCLSANIPSQLVLTPSSPSFTPLLVSSIRNARLVAPATASPPLCIVTPTNTSHVQTAVRCGRRHSVRVRVRSGGHDNEGLSYRSTTPNGQAFAVIDLAKLHAVHVNPHEATAWVETGATVGQLYYRIAKAAPGLGFPASVCPTVGVGGIISGGGIGLMMRKYGLSADNVLDASMVDANGNLLANKKAMGDDLFWAIRGGGGGNFGIVLSWKLRLVAVPPKVTFFKVAKTMEQGAVDTVTKWQTLAPTLPDELSVRVVIQKSQANFQSLYLGNCSTVVATMRSRFPELGVTSADCKEMSWLQYTAYIYFGDAINSKPLEELLLNRSTTLGPFVKNKSDYVKKALTKETWKKIFLWPNGAASGQLILEPHGGIMGRIGAVKIPFPHRSNVLYNIQYVELWNGKEVGGNATPNWIGSLYNFMTPYVSKNPRGAYVNYRDLDIGTNQVVDGMTSYGSAKVWGESYFGPENFRRLAEIKRKVDAGDYFQSEQSVPPFPLKE, from the coding sequence ATGGCAAGCATGGCGCTCGTTCTCACAATTtgcttcttgggcttcttcgtgcCCGCCCCTTCCCTGGCGTTGTCCTCCAACAACAACGACTTCCTCCGGTGCCTCTCGGCGAACATCCCCAGCCAGCTCGTGCTGACGCCAAGCTCGCCGTCGTTCACGCCGCTCCTGGTGTCGTCCATCAGGAACGCCAGGTTGGTGGCGCCGGCTACGGCGAGTCCTCCACTGTGCATCGTGACGCCCACAAACACGTCGCATGTCCAGACCGCCGTGCGCTGCGGGCGACGCCACAGCGTCCGTGTCCGCGTGCGCAGCGGCGGGCACGACAACGAGGGCCTCTCGTACCGATCGACCACCCCGAACGGCCAGGCGTTCGCGGTGATCGACCTCGCCAAGCTTCATGCCGTCCACGTCAACCCGCACGAAGCCACCGCGTGGGTCGAGACCGGAGCGACGGTCGGACAGCTCTACTACCGCATAGCCAAGGCCGCGCCAGGGCTGGGCTTCCCGGCTAGCGTGTGCCCGACCGTGGGCGTGGGGGGCATCATCAGCGGCGGCGGCATAGGCCTCATGATGCGCAAGTATGGACTCTCGGCCGACAATGTCCTCGACGCTAGTATGGTCGACGCCAACGGGAACCTGCTGGCGAACAAGAAGGCCATGGGGGACGACCTCTTCTGGGccatccgcggcggcggcggcgggaactTCGGCATCGTGCTGTCGTGGAAGCTTAGGCTCGTGGCGGTCCCACCAAAGGTGACCTTCTTCAAAGTCGCCAAGACCATGGAACAGGGCGCGGTCGACACGGTGACCAAATGGCAAACGCTTGCGCCGACGCTCCCTGACGAACTCAGCGTACGTGTTGTCATCCAAAAGAGCCAGGCCAACTTCCAGTCCCTGTACCTTGGCAACTGCAGCACCGTGGTGGCGACAATGCGCAGCCGGTTCCCGGAGCTCGGGGTGACGAGCGCTGACTGCAAGGAGATGAGCTGGCTGCAGTACACGGCGTACATATACTTCGGCGACGCCATCAACAGCAAGCCGCTGGAGGAGCTCCTCCTCAATCGGTCCACGACCCTAGGCCCCTTCGTCAAGAACAAGTCCGACTACGTCAAGAAAGCCCTCACCAAGGAGACCTGGAAGAAGATCTTCCTCTGGCCCAACGGCGCAGCATCGGGGCAGCTCATCCTCGAGCCACACGGTGGAATAATGGGCCGCATCGGCGCCGTCAAGATCCCGTTCCCCCACCGAAGCAACGTGCTCTACAACATCCAGTACGTGGAGCTATGGAACGGGAAAGAGGTCGGGGGCAACGCTACGCCTAACTGGATCGGAAGCCTGTACAACTTCATGACGCCGTATGTGAGCAAGAACCCGAGGGGCGCGTACGTGAACTACCGGGACCTCGATATCGGCACGAACCAGGTGGTCGACGGCATGACAAGCTATGGAAGTGCCAAGGTGTGGGGCGAGAGCTATTTCGGCCCGGAGAACTTTAGGAGACTCGCCGAGATCAAGCGCAAGGTGGACGCCGGCGACTACTTCCAGAGCGAGCAGAGCGTGCCGCCATTTCCCTTGAAGGAGTAG